AACCTTTACTGTAGCTTTGCATTGGACTTTGAACCGATCTGTGTAGGATAGGTGGGAGGCTATGAAGCGTGAACGCCAGTTTGCGTGGAGCCGTCCTTGAAATACCACCCTGGTTTGTTTGAGGTTCTAACCTTGGCCCGTGATCCGGGTCGGGGACAGTGCATGGTGGGCAGTTTGACTGGGGCGGTCTCCTCCCAAAGTGTAACGGAGGAGTACGAAGGTACGCTAGGTACGGTCGGAAATCGTGCTGATAGTGCAATGGCATAAGCGTGCTTAACTGCGAGACCGACAAGTCGAGCAGGTGCGAAAGCAGGTCATAGTGATCCGGTGGTTCTGTATGGAAGGGCCATCGCTCAACGGATAAAAGGTACTCTGGGGATAACAGGCTGATACCGCCCAAGAGTTCATATCGACGGCGGTGTTTGGCACCTCGATGTCGGCTCATCTCATCCTGGGGCTGTAGCCGGTCCCAAGGGTATGGCTGTTCGCCATTTAAAGAGGTACGTGAGCTGGGTTTAAAACGTCGTGAGACAGTTTGGTCCCTATCTGCCGTGGGCGCTGGATATTTGAAGGGGGCTGCTCCTAGTACGAGAGGACCGGAGTGGACGAACCTCTGGTGTACCGGTTGTCACGCCAGTGGCATCGCCGGGTAGCTATGTTCGGAAGAGATAACCGCTGAAAGCATCTAAGCGGGAAACTCGCCTTGAGATGAGATATCCCCGGGGCTTCGAGCCCCTTGAAGGGTCGTTCAAGACCAGGACGTTGATAGGTCAGGTGTGGAAGCGCAGTAATGCGTTAAGCTAACTGATACTAATTGCCCGTAAGGCTTGATCCTATAACAGGTGTGTGTCGACAGTCGTTAGTGCTTCAGCACTTACGGATGTCCCACCCTGCGCGCAGCGCAGGGTCTCCAGCAGACACACAGGTTGAGATCGGTGTTGTGCCAGAAACAACACAACCCATACCCTCTTTACGCTTCTTCCAGATTGGCTGTGGCGCACCATAAATGCGACGCAGCAACCCGTCATGCCTGATGACCATAGCGAGTCGGTACCACCCCTTCCCATCCCGAACAGGACCGTGAAACGACTCCACGCCGATGATAGTGCGGATTGCCCGTGTGAAAGTAGGTAATCGTCAGGCTCCTTACCCAAGACAAGACCCCGCCCTCAAAAGCGGGGTCTTGGTGTTTGGAGAGCACGTTTTAACGTCGCGCCACGACGGCGTGGCCGGGCTGCGATGGCCCGCGCGTGTTCATCCCTGCCATCTTGAATCGATATTCCGCGGCATAGCCGTCACGCGATAGCGTTGACGATACCGCCTAGTCGCAAGACAACTGTCCCACGCAGATCCACGCAGCCGGCGATCCAGCCAACAACGCAAACTCGCCGGCCACGCGTCTCACCTCACTGCTTAACTGCGCGGTGCAGCTTCGCCACCTTCATTCGCGTGCAGCGCATCATCGGCGGCGATATTCTGGCGGCCAACTTCCTCCAACAGCGCGACATCGCGAGCAATAACCTGCGGCAAATGCGTCCGCAAAAACTCGACCCAGGTCCTCGTCTTCGCGTCGATGAACTTGCGCGACGGATACAGCGCATAGACATTCATCTTCTGCAGCGTGTACTCCGGCAGCACGCGCACGAGTGACCCTGATCGCAATCCGTCGATAGCGGCGTACAACGGCAATATCCCGATCCCAATACCCTCGCGAATCGCGACGATCAACGATTCGGCGATATTCACCTGCACGGGCCCGTTCACATTCAGCACTTCGCTGCCGTTAGGGCCATCGAGTGTCCATTCGCTGGTCGGAAAAGCGGGTGTCTTGAGCAACAGACAGTCGTGATGCAACAGATCGGCGGGCGTTTTGGGCGCATCGTGCGCGTGAATATACGCAGGCGACGCGCACAAAATGCTGAACGTGGTCCCAAGCAACAGCGACACGAGATCCGAATTGGGCAGCGTCGACGCGCCCACGACGGCCACATCCGCGCTTCCTTCGAACAGATCCGGCAACTGCTGCGAGAGCGTCAGCTCGACGGCGACTTCAGGATAGAGCGCGCGATACCGCGAAATGGCAGGCAACACATAATGCTGTCCGATGCTCGCAAAGCTATGCATCCGCAGCACGCCCGACGGACGCTCATGCGCGCCGCTCGCTTCTTCTTCCGCATTGTCGATATCAGCAAGAATCTGCTGACATCGCTTCAGATATGTCTCACCGGCAGTCGTCAATGCGAGGCGCCGTGTCGATCGATTGAGCAGACGCGTCCGCAAATGCGCCTCGAGTTCTGAAACCGCACGAGACATCGCGCCCGTGGTCGTATTGAGCGATTGCGCCGCTGCCGTGAAGCTGCCCGCTTCGACGACGCGCACGAACACCCGCATGTTTTGTAACGTATCCATCAATCCTTCTTGATCGACATCAAAGCGTTATTGTCCGCCTGTCGCGGGCCGCCATTGTTGAGGGATCTGGAAGGGACGTTCCCGACGCCTCGCATTAATCCACACATCGTTGGCTCCTACAATCGGCGCCTTCAGGGTAGGCGTGCGCCAGTCGATTCGCGCATTCCTCAGACTAGGACCCCGCGCGGTATTAATCATGAAACGCCAGCATGCGATCAAGCAAGTGTCGTCCGATACTTTCGGATGGCGAGCTGGCATGCTGCGCGCGATCGCCGACGCCGGCACAGAGTGGGCGACCACCGACGGCCTCATCTGGCTTCATCTGTTCAAGACGGTACTGGCCGCGCTGCTTGCGCTGGGCATCGCGATGCTGCTCGAATTGCAGCAACCGCGCACCGCGATGACGACGGTGTTCGTCCTGATGCAGCCGTTCAGCGGGATGGTACTCGCGAAGAGTTTTTATCGGATCGTCGGAACGTTCGTCGGCATGCTGGCCGCGCTGCTGCTCGGCGCACTGTTCGCGCAGCAGCCCGAGCTGTACATGCTCGGCATCACCGCCTGGATGGGCGTGTGTGTGGCGGCGGCGGTCCGGTATCGGCATTTTAGATGGTATGGCTTCGTGCTGGCTGGCTATACCGCGGCGTTGATCGGCATTCCGACCGTGATGGAACCGAATGGCCTGTTCCTCGCCGCGTTGACGCGCGCCGCGGAAGTGGCGATCGGCATCGTCTGCTCGGCGGCCGTCAGCGCGCTGATCGTGCCGCGTCGATCGAGCCTCGCGCTGCAAAACGCACTGCAATCGAGGCATTTGAATTTTACGGCCTTCGCAGTGAAAGTGCTCGATGGGGCCGTCGAGCGCGGCACGTCCGAGCGCTATTTCGCGGACCTGGTCGATGAGGTCGTGGGCTTCGAGGCCACACGCGCGTTCGCCGCTTTCGAAGATCCCGGCATGCGCTCGCGCAGTCAGGTGCTTGCAAGGTTGAACCACGAGTTCATGGACGTCTGCGCACGACTGCACGCGCTGCATCAGTTGAGAAAGCGCCTGCGCGGCAACCCGTCCGTCCAGGCCGTGCAAGCGACTGCGCCATATTTCCACGAACTTTCGCAATTGCTCGGCGCACACAAAGAGCGCCGCTTCGATTCATCCGATGCCGCACGCATCGCGATCAGACTCAAAGCCTTCCAGGCGACGCTGCCCGCCAGAATGCGTGCGACACGCCGTCCGCTGGAATCGGACGAGCCGCAGTGTCTACCCGATTTCGATACCGCTGGCGAATTGCTGTATCGCTTCGTAGTCGAGTTCATTCGCTATATCGACACGTATGCGTCGCTGGAGACCAATCACAATCCGGCGCGCGAGCGGCCGCCCGTGCGCTACGTCAGCCGGACCAACGCGTTCGTGGTCGCTTGCACGTTTGCGCGCACGGCGGCTGTCGTCGGCGCGATCAGCTGGTTCTGGATCGCGACGAACTGGCCGAGCGGCGGCATGGCCGTGATCGGTGCAGCGCTCACGTGCGCGCTGACTTCCGCGGCGCCGAACCCCGTCAAGCTCGCGCTGCAGATGTCGGTCGGCGCGGCGTGCGCGACGATCGCCGGCTATCTGGTCACGTGCTATGTGTATCCCGCGGTCGATGGTTTTCCGCTGCTGTGCGCGATGCTCGCGCCCGTGCTCGCCGTCGGCACCTTCTTCGCGTCGCGGACGAAGACAGCGGGTTACGGCGTCGGCTTCACGGTCTTTTTCTGCCTGCTCGCCGCGCCCGACAACGTCGTCGTGTACGCGCCCGATCTGCTGATCAACAATGGCATTGCGATCGTCGTGTCGATGCTCGTGACGGCCATCGGCGCCGCAATCGTGTTCCCGGTGCAGATGCCGTGGCTGATCGCGCGTATCGAAGGCGACCTGCGCAGCCAGGTCACGCTGGCATGCACGGCGCCGCTCGCGGGTCTCGCACATCGCTTCCAGTCGAGCACGCACGATCTGATGCACCAGCTGCGCATGCTGCTGCCGAAGCGTTCGCGACGCCATCGCAACGCGCTCAGATGGATGCTCGTCACGCTCGAAGTCGGGCACGCGACTATCGATCTACGCAGCGAGATCGAACGCGCCACATACGCAAGCGACGCACACGCCCGATGGAAGCCGTCTCTCGATCGCGTCACGCGCGATCTCGCGCAGCTATTCGAGCGGCCCGACAAAACGCATGTCGAACGAACGCAAATCTCCGTGCGTGCGGCGATGCGGGTTGTTCAGCAAGTGCTGGAAGCCGTCCATGCGGACCGCGAGAAGCGTCACGATCAGCAGCGCATCCTCAGTTGCCTGCATTTCATCCGCACAGCGCTGCTCGACAAAGGCGCGCCGTTCGACACGCGTTGATCCCCGGCACATCTCGAACAATGCAATCGACACAACAGTCTTTTGCGTCGTCACGACGCCCAGCGCAAACGCGAAAACCCCAGCCTAAACCGATCTTGCCGCAACCAGGAAGAATGCCTTCCAGCCGTCCCTCTTAATCCACGCCGATCTCAGTCATATATTGGAACCACTGCTTACGCAGCCATTGAAACAACTGGAGAGATTGAAATGAAAGCGCTAAGTTGGTCCTGATTGCCTGTTCGTTGTCCGCTGCGGCGCTTGCGCACGCGCAGACGGCGCCGGCGGACGAAAGCGCGCAACAGGTCGCACAGGCGAACGCAGCACGCGTCGCGCAACCCGAAGCGCAGCGTCCCGTCGCGAAGCGGGCGAAGAAGGCCGATGAGTGTGTCGGTCCCGTGAGCTACTGCGTGATGTATTTCGGTAGCTGACCAGAGCGGCACCGCGCAGCCGCCTGAAACATCGGGCGGAATGAGCGGAAATCGAGCGACAGCCGGACCACGCACACCAACAACAAGACGTGCAAACCGGCTTTCGCGAGCGTGACATCGGAGAGACTTTCATCATGTACGAAGACCGGATTCGCTGTGCCGCGGTGCGCGGCAAGATCACATCGGCGGCGCAGGCAGCGCTGCTGATCGACAATGGCATGCGCGTCGGCGCGAGCGGCTTCACGCGCGCGGGCGATGCGAAGGCAGTTCCCGTTGCGCTGGCCGAACGCGCTCGCAGCGAAGGCAAGCCGCTGCGGATCACGTTGATAACGGGCGCATCGCTGGGTCACGGCGTCGACAGTCTGTTGACGGACGCCGGTGTGCTCGCGCGCCGTATGCCGTTCCAGGTCGACAGCACCTTGCGCAAGGCGATCAATCGCGGCGACGTGATGTTCGTCGACCAGCATCTGTCGGAGACGGTCGAAATGTTGCGCGCCGGCCAGCTCGGCAAGCTCGACGTCGCGATCATCGAAGCCGTCGCGATCACCGAGACGGGCGGCATCGTGCCGACCACATCAGTCGGCAATTCGGCGAGCTTCGCGATTCTCGCCGACAAGGTGATCGTCGAAATCAATCTGGCGCAGCCGCTCGCGCTCGAAGGTCTGCACGACATCTGGATTCCGGGCCGCCGTCCGCATCGCGATCCGCTGCCCGTCGTGCGCCCGAGCGATCGCGTCGGCACGACGGCGATCGAGATCCCGCCCGAAAAGATCGCCGCCATCGTCATCACGAACAAGCCCGACAGCCCATCGACTGCATTGCCCGCTGACGAAGACACGGCGTTGATCGCCGGTCATCTGATCGAGTTCCTGCAGCATGAAGTCGCGCATGGACGCATGCCTTCGCCGTTGCCGCCGTTGCAGGCAGGTATCGGCACGATTGCGAATGCGGTGCTGGCCGGCTTCGCCGATTCGCCGTTCGAGCCGTTCTCGATCTACTCGGAAGTCCTGCAGGATTCGACCTTCGATCTGATGGATGCCGGCAAGGTCACGTTCGCGTCGGGCGCGTCGATCACGTTGACGGAAAAGCGCCAGGCGCAGGTGTTCGGCGATCTCGCGCGCTATCGCGACCGGCTCGTGCTGCGTCCGCAAGAGGTCAGCAACCATCCCGAAGTGATTCGCCGTCTGGGCCTGATCGCGCTGAACACCGCGCTCGAATTCGACATCTACGGCAACGTGAATTCGACGCATGTCGGCGGCACGCACATGATGAACGGCATCGGCGGTTCGGGCGACTTCGCGCGCAACGCGTCGTGCGCGATCTTCGCGACGAAATCGATCGCCAAGGACGGCGCGATTTCGAGCGTCGTGCCGATGGTGCCGCACGTGGACCACAACGAACACGATGTCGATATCGTCGTGACGGAGATCGGTCTTGCGGACCTGCGCGGACTCGCGCCGCGCGAACGGGCGTCGCTGATCATCGACCAATGCGTGCATCCGCTGTATCGCGATCTGCTGCGTGACTACTATCGCGATGCGCTGCGCTTTGGCGGGCAGACGCCGCACGTGCTGCGCGAAGCGTTCGCATGGCACGCGCGCTTTCAGGAAACGGGATCGATGCTGCCGGAGCGAAACGTCACAGTGTGACGTAATTGAACTGACGGACGTCAGGTGCCGCCGCCGACCAGACGCAAGCGCGTGATCTCCGACGGCGCGCCCAGACGCTTGGGTGGTCCCCAATACCCGGTCCCGCGGCTCGTATAGACCCACAGGTCGTCGAGCCGCGAAAGGCCTGCCACGAAAGGCTGTTGCAGCCGCACCGCAAAATTCCACGGAAAGAACTGGCCGCCATGCGTATGGCCGGACAGTTGCAGCGTGAAGCCCGCATCGGCCGCAGCTTCCGCCGAGCGCGGCTGATGCGCGAGCAGCACCTTGATCAGCACGTCGCCGGGCGCGCCTTCGAGCGCCGCAGCGGGATCGCTCTCGTGCGCGGGATCGAAGTGTCCCGCGGAAAAATCGGTGACGCCCGCGATCACCGCCTGCGCGCCATCGTGCTCGACGACGACATGCTCGTTGAGCAGCACATGCAGGCCGAGCCGCTGAAACTCGGCAATCCACGCATGGGCGCCCGAATAGTATTCGTGATTCCCCGTCACCAGATACGCGCCATGCCGCGCGCTCAGCCGCGATAGCGGCCGCGTGTGATCGGCAAGATGCTCGACGCTGCTGTCGACGACATCGCCCGTCACCGCGATCAGATCCGGCTCGAGCCGGTTCACGGCATCGACGATCGCATCGACGTAACCGCGCTTGATGGTCGGCCCGACGTGAATGTCGCTGATCTGCACGATGGTGAAGCCGTCGAGCGCGTGCGGCAGGTCTTTGATCGGCACGTCGATCGACACGACACGCGCACGGCGCCGCGCATTGAAAAAGCCGATGGCCGTCGACAGCAGCGCGAGCAGCGGCACCGCGATCGCGCTATTGATCTCCCAGCGCGCGGGATTCACCGCTTGCGGCGCGATTGCGTGAACGATCATCACGACGAGCAGCAGCAGCTCACGCGCAAACGTCAACACGAGCAGCGACGAGAAGAGACCCAGCGCGATCAGCCCCGCCCACGCGAGCCGGTCGCCGAGCGGTTGCGTCTGCAGGGAGCGCGCGATCATGCCGACGGGAATCAGCAGCACGGACAGCACGAGCCACAGCGCGCACAGCCCTTTCACGGCGGCATCGACGGGCAGTTCGGGAATGATCCGGATGCCGACATACACGTGCAGCAGGATGCCGATGGCAATGATCCGGACGAAAAACGATAGGCGGCGCATAGGTGGAAGTGGGGCGCGGATTGCGCGGAAGGTGAGTCGCAGAAAGCGCACGCCGTTGCAGAGCGGCGGCCAATCATTCTACAAGCAGTTCAGTGCGCTTGCCGAAGCCGTACGGACATGTCGGGGCAACGCCAATATGTGGGCGTTGCGATGCAGCATACGTGCGCTGCAAGTTCTTCGTCATGCCGATTAAATGCTTATTAAATGGCTATTGAATTGGGCGCATGAACGGACTATTCTGGAATGGAGCGTGACTGCCGGCGGCAGGCCTCGCGTCCCGTTCCCGGTGTCCCGGGCGCGCGAGACACTCCTCTGCAGGCGGCAGCTGCGCCTGATCGCCCAATCGGTTTGCGGTTTGGGAGGAGACGAATGATGAAAACGACAAAGTTCGCGCATCGCGAGCATCACATCGGTTACGAAGGCAGTCACGTGATGCTGCCTATGGTCGTGCTGTCCCTGATGGCGCTTGGCGTCTACTACGGCGTCCAGCACATCGACTTTTCCGAACTGGGGCGCACCGCGCTCTTTTACGTCGTGATGGTGTTCGTCGCGCTCGGCGTGGCGGGCCTGTTCGGCGTGGTCGGGGCGTGGCTGAGATCGCGCGGAGACGAGGCGGAAGAGGGTTTCTGCTTCGTCGGCGCGCTGATCGGCGCGATCGTGTTCTACGTCGCGCTGATGGCAAGCTGACGCTGCCCGGAGCGCGGCGGGCTTAGGGCAACGCCAGCCAGCGTCAGACGATTTGCGCCGCTTCGTCGAACGAAAAACGCGGGCTGCGCGGGAACAGCTTCGACGCGTCGCCGTAGCCGAGATTGATCAGGAAGTTCGACCGGACCGTCGTGCCCGCGAAGAACGCGGCGTCCACTTTCGCCTTGTCGAAGCCGGACATCGCGCCCGTGTCGAGGCCGAGCGCACGTGCGGCCATGATCAGATAGCCGCCTTGCAGCGTCGAGTTGCGGAACGCGGTTTCGGCGATCGCGGCTTCGTTGCCCGCGAACCAGCTGCGTGCATCGGCGTGCGGGAAGAGCTTCGGCAGATGGTCGTAGAAGGCCATGTCCATGCCGACGATCACCGTGACAGGCGCGGCCATGGTCTTTTCCAGGTTGCCTGCGGACAGCGCGGAACTCAGCCGCGCCTTGCCTTCCGGTGTCTTCACGAACACGAAACGTGCGGGGCTCGAATTGGCCGAGGTCGGGCCGAGCAGAACGAGGTCGACCAGTTGCCTGAGAAGCGCGTCGTCGACGGGCCGCGGCTGCCAGCCGTTGTGCGTGCGGGCGGTGCGGAATAGTTGATCGAGAGCGTCGTCGGAAAGAATCATGATGATGGGCTGAATGACGAAAAGTCGAATGAAAGCGCAAGCTGGCGGATGACCCGCGGCAGCGGCGCGTTCGATAATACCCGCTGTTTCCTGTGAAGAGAGGTTTCGCAAGCGCTATGCGGTGTTGTGCGCTCGCGATTGAAACGCAATGTCCGCCGATCTGTTCGACGATTTGCCAACGCCCGATGTGGCGTGGTTCCCCGACTGGCTCGCGCCCGATGCCGCCGCTGCATTGCTCGCGCGCATCGTCGACGAAGTCGCCTGGCAGCAGGATTCGATGTTCACACCCGCCGGCCGTGTGCCGTTGCCGCGCCTGACGGCATGGCAAGGCGAGTCCGATGCCGTCTATGTGTACTCGGGCATCCGCAACGTGCCGTCGCCGTGGACGCCCGCCGTCGCGGAACTGAGAGCCACCGTTGAAGCAACTTGCGGCGCGCCGTTCAATAGCGTGCTGCTCAACCGCTATCGCAGCGGCGCGGACAGCATGGGCTGGCATGCGGATCGGGAGCCCGAACTCGGCAAGGAGCCGGTGATCGCGTCCGTCAGCCTCGGCGCGACGCGACGCTTCGATCTGCAGCACAACAAGACGCACGTCGTGCAGTCTTATCCGTTGAAGGGCGGCAGCCTCCTCGTGATGCGCGGACGGACACAGGCCGAGTGGCGGCATCGCGTGCCGAAGGAGCCGAAGGTGCAGGGCGAACGCGTGAACCTGACCTTCCGCTTCGTGACGCCAGGGCGCTAGCTGCGCATGCTCCTGCTACAAGTACGATAAAACTTTTAAAAAATTTATGCGCATAAGGAATCGGTTTCAGGCAGCCGATTCGAGGCGTCGATGGATGGTCGGCGCTAGCCGCTCGAAGGGCAGTGTGCTTGCTGCGATCGCGGCCATGTCCGGGTACTGCTCGCGGACGATATCGGTCAGCACCTGGCCGGGCGGCGCTTCAACGAACACCTTCGCGCCCATTTCGATCATCACGGTCAGCGCGTCGAACCAGCGGACCGTGTAGCGCATGTTCGTGGCGAGATCGTCGCGCACGGCATCCGCCGTATACAGCGCGCGGCCGCCGCGATTGCCGATATAGCCGCTCGACGGCGCGCGAAACGGGACATCGCGCGCGTAGTCCGTCAGCGCATCGGCGGCTGCCGCGAGCAGTTCGCAATGCGACGGCACGCTGACGGCGAGCCGCGTCGCCTTGCGCGCGCCTGCCGCTAACGCTCGCTCGTTGAATGCATCGAGCGCAGCGTCCGAGCCTGCCACGACGATCTGACGCGGCGCGTTCACATTGCCGACGTAGACGCGGGCTGCGGCGTCGCGTGCCTGCGCGTCGGCGAGCTTCTCGATTTCGTGTTCGGTCAGCCCGGCAATCGCGGACAGGCCATAGCCACGCGGATACGCCGTTTCCATCAGTTCGGCGCGCTTGCGCACCATGAGCAGCGCGGCCGCGAAGTCGATTGCGCCGCAACTCACGGCGGCTGCATACGCGCCCACCGACAAACCCGCGCTCAGTTCGGGCGCCAGTCCTTCGGCGGTGAGCGCGCGCTGTATTGCGACGCCTGCGATCAGCAAGCCCATCTGCACGGCGACGGTCGATTCGAGCGCTGTTTGGGTGTCGAGTGTCAGCACGTCGACGTTCAGCACGGCGGATGCTTCGTCGAGCGTTGTCTGAATGGCGGTATGCGTGCCGAGGCGATGCAGGAAGCCTTCGGTTTGCGCGCCCTGGCCAGGGAAAATAAAAGCGAGCATTAGAGCGCCCAGGGATCGGAGACGAGCCGTGGACCGCTCGCATGTCGCGCCATCACGCGCGCCTTGCCGGACGCGTATTCGGCGAGCGCGACGCCGCCTGCGGGCGTTTCGAGTTGCGCGTCGATGCGGATGCCTGCATGTGCTGCGTGTTCATCGAGTTTCGCCTGGATGCGTTGTGCTTCGTCGCGTGGTAAATGATTCGGCATCCGTATTAATAAATCGAGGTCGCTGGTCGCGGTGGCGGTGGGCTTGCCGGATGCAAGTTCGAAACCGACGCTTCCTGTTGGTCCCCAAATGAATGAATCAATGCATGACGTGTCGCGCCGCAGCGCATCTAGCGCGACGAAAACGGGAAGTGCGGCGCGATCCGCGACAAGCAACGCGGAATCCAACGAAGAAGACAACAACGCTTCAGGCCTGAAAACAGCCTCGATATCATCACTATGCGCCCACGTTCCATACCGCTCATTGCGCGCCGCGCCGCGCAACCCGATGGCTACCAATCCTGCCGCCGCCTGCGCCCGTCGCACGACAGCGAACGGCGCGCGCGCGAACGCAGCGCGGACCCACGCCGGTTCGTGATCGAACGATTCGAGCCGCCGCAAGCGCACGATGTCGTGCGCTTGCCAGCGCAGATCGTCAGTAACGAGCGCGTCTTCTGGCGCAAACGGCGCGGCCGCGCAAACACGCATCACGCAGCGTCCCACTGTTCAGCGAGCTTGCGCCGCACTTCGATCGACGCAGCGCGCGTCTTCTTCGCCGCATCCGACTCCAGCCGCCGCGACAACCCGCGCGTATCCGAGCGGGCGCTCCTGGCCGCTTCCGCGAGCACGCTGCGCACGCTTTCGATTTGCGCTTGCGTGGGCTCATCAGCATCGACGCCCTCGATCAGCGTGTCGAGCAGCCCGAGCTTCGCGAACGACGCCATCGTGTACGACATCGGCGTGATCGTTTCGCCGAGCTTGTCGAGTTCTTCGACCGTGCGGCGCGTGACGCGCGCGGCGGCTTCCTTGCCCATCGCGTGTACCAGCGTGCCGGGCGCATCGAGCGCGACGATCCGGTTTGCCTGATAGCCGTGCGCGAGGAACGCGCCCGACATCGCGGGACCCACGATCAGCGCAACCACAGGATGCCCGGCGTCGCGCGCGCTCGCATACGCATCGACAGCCGACGCGCACGCCAGATGAATGCCGAGCGTCTCTTCGCGATACCCATACGCCTGGCTTTTGACATCGACGA
The Paraburkholderia terrae genome window above contains:
- the mdcE gene encoding biotin-independent malonate decarboxylase subunit gamma; this translates as MSDTVLTRGMRWFKALAGDTSTAAPVWSGEAPLGNEMATFFSVVPDPDNRFPRARDNVVGLEQGWKLAQAVREAVARDASSEHKRPIVAIVDVKSQAYGYREETLGIHLACASAVDAYASARDAGHPVVALIVGPAMSGAFLAHGYQANRIVALDAPGTLVHAMGKEAAARVTRRTVEELDKLGETITPMSYTMASFAKLGLLDTLIEGVDADEPTQAQIESVRSVLAEAARSARSDTRGLSRRLESDAAKKTRAASIEVRRKLAEQWDAA